GCACCCGCGTCAAGGCCCAGCGCACCCCGGCCCGCACGCGCGGCCGACGCACCACCCAGGCCGCCAGCGGAGGACCCCAGTGATAATAGCCGTCGATGAACCCCTGACCGAGCCGGCTCTTCCTGAGAACCTCGTCCCGGTACGCACGGAACGCCACCAGCTCCGGCGCGCCCTCGCCAAAGGCCGCCGTCACCACGAAGCACGACGACGCGGGGCTCACCCACATCAGCTTCATGTTGGTGTGGTTCATCACGACCTTCAGCTCGCGCTGCTCCGTGTAGAGGAACGCCAGCAGGTCGCGACGGGCCGCCGGGAACTCCTGCCCGCTGGCCTCCTCGAAGTCGATGCGCGTCGTGACGGCGCTGCCCACCTCGTCCACCGTGAAGCGGTAGCGCCTGGAGCTGCGGCGGCTCTCCACCTCCAGCCCCTTCAGCTCCCCGAAGTAGGCCATGAAGGGCACCCGGCACGCCGGACACACGAAGCGGTGGTACGCGTGCGTCGGCAGGAAGGCGTAGTCCCCCAGCCGCTTGCAGCCGGTGTTGGGGCACATGAGCTTCACGCTCACCTGGGGCGCGTTGCGCGGGTCGTAGCGCGACTGGCCGCTGCTCTTGTCGAACACCGGCGGCGGCCGCGACGGCGGGCCCACCATCTGCCGCGTGGGGTGCGCCGCGCGCTCCAGCTCCTGGGCCCGGCGCCACGCCAGCTCCGCCGCCTCCAGCCGGCCGTCCGCCGTGTGCACCAGCGCCTCCGCGTGCGCGCTCAGCGCCGCCACCAGCCGGTCCACCAGCGGCGACATCGCCGGCTCGCGCGCCACGGCGAAGGCCTCCGCCAGCACCCGCTCCAGCTCCGGGAGCAGCGCCTGGGCCGCCTTGCGCGACGGATCCTCCGCCCGCCGGTACACCGGGGGCTCCGGCAGCTTCGCGAACAGCGCCGAGGCCGAGGTCCGCACGCGCTCCAGCGCCGCGTCACCCCGCCCCACATCCAATCCCGCCGCCCGTGTCTGGGCGGCCCTGATGAGTTCTTCGGGCAGCAAGGTCGTGGACCTTAAGGGCCCGCCCGCCCCCTGTCAGCGACTCCCGTCGCGCCGGCCGGAAACTCGCCATGGACGTGGAGACAATGTAAGATGACGTAGGAGGATGTAAATCATGGGTGTGTTGAAGTTCCTGGTCTGGACGGCATGCGCGGTGGGTCTGGGCGTCTTCCTGGCGCGGGGCAACGTGGATGGGCGCTCTCCCTTGGAGCACATGGAGCGCACCTGGAAGCGTTCGGTGAACCCTTCCGCGATGGACAAGCTGAAGGGTGGCTTCGAGGACGCGCTGGACGACGCGAAGCAGGTCGTGTCCCAGAAGTCCGCCAACGCCTCCCCGCCGCGCGAGCGCATCACCGCCGAGGACCGCGCGGCCATCAACGACATCATCGCCAAGAAGAAGTAGGCGACGAAGGAGGCGACGGGGGCGTCACCCGACGGACCGCTGATCGCACTGCCGCCCCCTTCCGCCCGCCCAGAACCGTCCATACCTTGCGCCGGGGCGTTGGGTTGGACGGTGGTGGAGAGGCGGGCCCATGGGTTGGACGCAGTTCGGGGGCGTCATCAAGGTGGCGGTGTTGGCATGCGCGCTGGGAGCGACGGCGCGCGCCGAGGCTCGGGACAAGGGGCTCTGGTTGGAGGCCCGCAACCGCGCCGTGTCCCGTCAGCACTCCAACATCAGTGAAGTCGCCCGCAAGGCGATGCCGGCCGTGGTGTCAATCACCACGCGCCAGGACAGCGCCGACGTGCCCGAGGGCGAGGAGCCCCAGCGCGGCATCGGCTCCGGCTTCATCATCCACCCGGACGGCTACATCCTGACCAGCGCGCACGTGGTGGAGGGGGCCTCCGAGGTCACCGTCTCCGTGCGCAGCGCCAACGGCTACGTGGAGGAGTTCCCCGCGACGGTGGTGGGCGAGGACGAGCGCACCGACTGCGCGCTGCTCAAGGTGGACGCGCCCCGGAAGCTGCCGGTGCTGAAGCTGGCGTCCGCGTCGCACGTGGGCATCGCGGACTGGGTGGTCGTCATCGGCAACCCGTTCGGCCTGGCGCACTCGGTGACGGTGGGCGTGGTGAGCTACCTGGGCCGCACCGACGTGACGCCCAACGGGCGCGACGGCGACTTCGACTACGTGCAGATCGACGCGTCCATCAACCCGGGCAACTCCGGCGGGCCGGTGCTGGACCTGCACGGCGACGTGGTGGCGGTGGCCAACGCCGTCAACGTGTCCGGCCAGGGCATCGGGTTCGCCATCCCCATCGACATCGCCAAGACGGTGATTCCGCAGCTCAAGGCCCACGGCCGCATGCGCCGCGGGTGGATTGGCATCAGCGTGCAGGACTTCTCCCCGGAGGTGGCCGCGGCGTTCAACCTGATGCCGCGTGGCCGGGGCGTCGTCGTCACCGACGTGGTGGAGGACGGCCCGGCCGCCCGCGCGGGCCTCCAGGCCGGCGACGTCATCCTCGACCTGGACCGCCGCTCCGTGGAGCGCGCCCACACCCTGCGCTGGCAGGTGGCCGCGCGGGGCGTGGGCAAGCACATCCGCCTCCAGGTGCGCCGCGTGGGCCGTCCCCTGACGGTGCGGGTGAAGCTGGACGCCCTGCCCTTCGCGGAGGCGGACGCTCCGCCGGCCACCCTGGCGTCGGGCGCCGCCCCGGGAGGACGCCCCGCCGGAGCGAAGTCCGTATTGGAGGAGCTCCTGTCCCCGGTGCCTCGCGCCAGCGCGGGGCAGGCGGCCGGACAGGCCACGGGCGGCTCTGGGGCCTCGGGAAGCGCGCCCGTCCCCTGACAGGCGGGGCCTCCAGGGCCATCCCGGGCCGCCAGCCTCCTTGCGTTCCGCGAAATCGGGCGATACACCGTGCGCCTTCCATACTGCGGCGGGTCCACCCACGTGGCGCCGCGGGTTTTCGCGCATCGATTCGCAGGAGAGTCCGCACCATGGCCGAGGCCACCCAGACGAAGAAGTCCACCCATTGGCCGCGCACCGCCAAGGGCAACGGCAAGAAGGCGTGCACCGTGGAGGGCTGCAAGCGCCCCTACCGCGCCAAGAACTACTGCTTCTTCCACTACAAGCAGTGGCGCCAGGGCGACCTGCCGCACTCGCGCTACCGCGTGTGCTCCAAGCCCGAGTGCCGCATCAAGGTGCTCAAGGGCGGCCTGTGCGAGAAGCACTACGCCGAGACGTACAAGAAGGACGCGGCTTAAGTCGCCCGTCGTTCCCGCTTCACGTGGCGCCGGCCACCCCTCCCGCCCTCACTCGCGGGGGGTCTCCGGCGTCACCGCGCGGCCCAGGTGCTTGAAGGCGTTGAGCCACAGCTCCGCTTCCCGCTGGGTCAGCCGCGAACGCATCAACGTCTGCTCCAGCTCGTGCAGCACGTGGTCCGGCGCCTGCCGGTTCAGGAAGTCCGCCGCCAGCAGCGTCTCGCGCATGCGCTTGCTCAGCGCGCCCAGCGTCCCCAGCCGCGCCCCGGGCTCCTCCGCCGGCGGCCCCGAAGGCTCCACGCCCTGACGGTGGCAGAGGTACAGCAGCACCGACGCCGACTGCGCCAGGTTCATGGACGGCTGCACGTCCGACGTGGGGATGACGAGCACGTCCGCGCAATGCGTCAGGTCCTCGTCGGACAGGCCGCGCTGCTCGCCGCCGAACAGCAGCGCCACCCGGCCCCGCTTGCTCTCCTCCGCCAGCCGCCCTGCCGCCTCCTCGGGAGTCAGCGGGGACCGTCCCTCCACCTGGGTGCGCGAAGTGCTCCCCACCACGTACACGCAGTCCTTCACCGCCTCCGCCAGCGTGGGGGCGACGGTGAGGGCCTTCAGGACGTGGTCGCTTTTGACGGCCAGACGTTCCGCGGCCACGAAGTCCCGGGTGATGGGCTCGGAGAGGATGAGGCGTTGGAAATCGAAATTCGCCATGATCCGGCAGACCGCCCCGAGGTTGTCGGGTGAACGGGTCTGATGAAGGATGACAGTGAGTTCCGAACCAGGACGCATGCCCCCGAGTTTAGCTGGTGGTGCGTCAGGGTGATCGGTATATTCCCGCTGATGCGTCGCTGGGTCCCTGGCTTGCTTCTGTCGCTGTCGCTCCTCACCACCGCGTGCGGTGGCGCGGGCACGCCCGTGCGTCCGTCGCTGACGTCCCGGCAGGCGCTCACCAGCTCGCCCGAGGTGGTGGAGTTCGAGTCCCCGGCCGTCCGCTACGAGCTGTTCCGGGACATCGCCCGCCAGTCGGAGATGGAGGCCGGGCAGTCCGCGCAGGGCGTGGCGCTGTTCCCCATCATCCAGGGCAACGAGTTCGTCGCGGCGCCGGGCTTCGAGGCGCGCGCGGACCTGCTCCAGCCGCCGGACGCGGGCAGCGGCCTGCAGTTCGTCTTCGACGGCCGGGCCGCCGAGCGGTGGCCGGAGGACCGGCGGGAGAGCCTGCAGGGGCTGTCCGAGCGCGAGGCCGCGGAGCTGGTGGCGCGCACGCTGCTGGCGCTCTGGGACATCCACCCGGAGGGCGCGGTGCAGGTGGACCGGGCCGCTGGCGCGCCGTACGCGGTCGCCTACGTGGACGGCATCCTGCGGATCAACCCGGCGTTCCTCTATCTGGCGGCGGCCTACGGTCCCGCTTCCATGGCGGCGGGCCTCCAGTAGAGTCGCGCGCCTCATGAGCTGGCCCCGCTCCCGCCCCTTTCCGGCGGAGTGGCCGGGGCCGCGAGGCGCCTCCGACGTGAACACCTCCGCCCTCCACGCGCAGCTTCCCCACACGCTCCGGCAGACGGACCTGCCCAAGCTCGGCCAGCCCTACAAGGGCAAGGTCCGCGACACCTACCGGCGGGGCGACGAGCTCATCCTGGTGACGAGCGACCGGCTGTCCGCCTTCGACCACGTCCTCACCACCATTCCCTTCAAGGGCGAGGTGCTCAACCGGCTGGCGGCCTTCTGGTTCGAGCGCACGAAGCACATCTGCCCCAACCACGTCCTGGACGTGCCCGACGCGAACGTCACCGTGGCGCGCGCGTGCCAGCCGTTCTCCGTGGAAGTGGTGGTGCGCGGCTACCTCACCGGCAGCCTGTGGCGCGACTACGAGAAGGGCACGCACACGGCCTACGGGCTGCCGTTCCCGGACGGCATGCGCAAGGACAGCGCCTTCCCCACGCCCATCCTCACGCCGTCCACCAAGGCCGAGTACGGCAAGCACGACGAGCCCATCTCCGAGAAGGAGATATTGGCGCGGGGCCTTGCCACGCCGCGCGACTGGGCCCGCATCACGGAGGCCGCGCGGGGCCTGTTCCAGGAGGGCCAGAAGTGGGCGCTGACGCGCGGCCTCATCCTCGTGGACACCAAGTACGAGTTCGGCAAGGTGGGCGACGAGCTCTACGTCATCGACGAGATGCACACCCCGGACTCCAGCCGCTACTGGGTGGCGGACGAGTACGAGGCGCGCTTCGCCAGGGGCGAGGACCAGCGGATGCTGGACAAGGAGAACATCCGCCAGTGGCTCATCCGCGAGCGGAACTTCTCCGGCCACGGGGAGCTGCCCGCCATCCCCGACGACGTGCGCGTGGACCTGGCCACCAAGTACGTGGCCGCCTACGAGCGCATCACCGGCACGTCGCTCACGCTCACGCCCGGGGACGTGCACGCGCGCATCGAACAGAACCTGCGGGCGAAGGGCTACCTGTAGCCCCGTCGCCCGCCCGGTGAGGCCGCGCTAGCTGGCGCGGCCGAACACGCGCTGGAACACCGCGTCCATCTGGCGCGTGTGGTAGCCCGGGGAGAAGCAGTCAGAGATCTCCTCGGGCGTCATCATCTTGAGCAGGTCCGCGTCCGCGAGCAGCGCCTGCCGGAAGTCCACGCCCTCCTCGAACATCTTCATCGCGTTGCGCTGGACGACGACGTACGCGGCCTGCCGGTCCATGCCCTTGCGCGCCAGCTCCAGGAGCAGCCGCTGCGAGTTCACCACGCCGCCCAGCAGGTCCAGGTTCTTCCGCATCTGCTCCGGGTAGACGCGCATGTTCTCCACCAGCCCCGCGAAGCGGTGGAGCATGAAGTCCAAAAGCCCCGTGGCGTCCGGCCCGATGACGCGCTCCACGGACGAGTGGGAGATGTCCCGCTCGTGCCACAGCGCCACGTCCTCCATGGCGCTCACCGCGTAGCCGCGCAGCAGGCGCGCAAGGCCGGTGAGGTTCTCCGACAGGATGGGGTTGCGCTTGTGCGGCATCGCGCTGGAGCCCTTCTGGCCCGGCGTGAAGGCCTCCTCCACCTCACGCACCTCCGTGCGCTGGAGGTGGCGGATCTCGACGGCGAACTTCTCCAGGCTGGAGCCGACGAGCGCCAGCGCGGTGAAGAACTCCGCGTGCCGGTCGCGCTGCACCACCTGGCTGGAGGCGGGCGCGGGCTTCAGGCCCAGCTTCTGGCAGACGTGCTCCTCCACCGCGGGCGGCAGGTGCGCGAACGTGCCCACCGCGCCTGAAATCTTGCCCACCGCGATGCTGTCGCGCGCGTGCTCCAGGCGCATGCGGCCCCGGCGCAGCTCGTCGTACCAGATGGCCAGCTTGTGCCCGAAGGTGATGGGCTCCGCGTGGATGCCGTGGCTGCGGCCCATCTGCAGCGTGTGCTTGTGCTCGAAGGCGCGCTTCTCCACCGCGGCCATCACGCGGTCCATGCCCTTGAGGATGAGGTCCACCGCGTCGCGCAGGGTGAGCCCCAGCGACGTGTCCAGCACGTCCGAGGACGTCATGCCCAGGTGCAGCCAGCGCGCGCTGGGCCCCACGCGCTCCTCCACGAACGTGAGGAAGGCGATGACGTCGTGCTTGGTGGTGCGCTCGATTTCATCAATGCGCGCGGCGTCCTCGGCGGAGAAGTCCCCGGCGCGCTCCAGGCAGTCCGCCAGCGCTTCCTTCGGGGCGAGTCCCTGCGCGACCATGCCCTCCAGCGCGGCGAGCTCCACGTCGCGCCAGCGGCGGTAGCGGGCGACGTCGGACCAGAGGGAGGCCATCTCCTGACGGCTGTATCGTGGAATCACTCGTAGACCTTCACGGCAAAGTCCCGGCGCGCCGCGAACCGGAGTACTTCCAGCGCGACGTCACAGGACGGACCTGACTTCTTCGCGGCGGTGAGGTTGAACGAGAGGTCCAGGCCTTCAGGCCGCGCCACCGCCAGCGCACCGGGATCGACCCTCTCGTGGATGATGCGGTTGGCCAGCCTCCCCGCCTGCTGCCCGAGCGCCAGCGGGGCCGGCGAGAGGGCGAGCGTCGCGCCCTCCTTCACCTGGCTGGCCGTGAGCGCCACCAGCGGGATGCGGCGTGCGGCACCAAAGGCGATGAGCGTCTGGACGACGGATGCGTTGCCCACGGTCTTGTCCGCAACCATCAGCAGGCCGTCCACCTTCCCGACCGCGCCCTCCAGCACCTCGCCCACGCGCTCCTGCGACTCCACGGCGAGCGGGACGATGGAGAGCCCCAGCCCGGCCCCCGCGGAGCGCGCCTGCGCCACCGCGCCCGCCGAGGAGCGCGGGTCGTGCAGGATGCCCACGCGCTTCGCCCCGGGCGCCAGGGCCTTGAGCGCGGCCAGCTCCGGCCCGAAGTCGCTGGTGAGCGCGATGCCGGTGACGTGCGGCGCCTCCAGGCCGTACTTCTCATGGTACGGCACCATCGCGAACAGCACCGGCACGTCCCCGCCCAGCGAGCGCCGCGCGGCGTTGGCGGCGAGCGGCCCCAGGGCCAGCACCAGCGCGGGCTTCTGCGCGGCCAGCGACTTGAAGACGCGCGCCGCCTCCGTGGGGCTCTCCTCCAGCGTCACCTCGGTGACGTCCGCGCGCGCCTCCGAATTGAAGCCGGCGAGGAAGGAGGCGTACGGCGCGAGGCTCGCGGACTTCACCGCGACGACGCGGGGCCGGGCCGGACTGCGCGCCGGAGCCTGCGCGAGGGCGACGGCGGGGAGCAGGAGCATCAGGAGCGGCAGGCCCCGGAGCAGGGTCATGGCAGCACGTTCGAGCAGCAGCGGAAGCCCAGGTCCGGGGCCTTCAGCTCCGGAGCGCCCTGCTTGCGCGCGGCGCACCGCGAGCTGTCGCTGGAGCCCGAGAAGGAGCCACCCTTGATGGTCATGTCGGTGCCGCCCTTCTTGAACTGGGTGT
The Corallococcus soli DNA segment above includes these coding regions:
- a CDS encoding vegetative protein, whose translation is MAEATQTKKSTHWPRTAKGNGKKACTVEGCKRPYRAKNYCFFHYKQWRQGDLPHSRYRVCSKPECRIKVLKGGLCEKHYAETYKKDAA
- the purB gene encoding adenylosuccinate lyase; protein product: MIPRYSRQEMASLWSDVARYRRWRDVELAALEGMVAQGLAPKEALADCLERAGDFSAEDAARIDEIERTTKHDVIAFLTFVEERVGPSARWLHLGMTSSDVLDTSLGLTLRDAVDLILKGMDRVMAAVEKRAFEHKHTLQMGRSHGIHAEPITFGHKLAIWYDELRRGRMRLEHARDSIAVGKISGAVGTFAHLPPAVEEHVCQKLGLKPAPASSQVVQRDRHAEFFTALALVGSSLEKFAVEIRHLQRTEVREVEEAFTPGQKGSSAMPHKRNPILSENLTGLARLLRGYAVSAMEDVALWHERDISHSSVERVIGPDATGLLDFMLHRFAGLVENMRVYPEQMRKNLDLLGGVVNSQRLLLELARKGMDRQAAYVVVQRNAMKMFEEGVDFRQALLADADLLKMMTPEEISDCFSPGYHTRQMDAVFQRVFGRAS
- a CDS encoding ABC transporter substrate-binding protein — protein: MTLLRGLPLLMLLLPAVALAQAPARSPARPRVVAVKSASLAPYASFLAGFNSEARADVTEVTLEESPTEAARVFKSLAAQKPALVLALGPLAANAARRSLGGDVPVLFAMVPYHEKYGLEAPHVTGIALTSDFGPELAALKALAPGAKRVGILHDPRSSAGAVAQARSAGAGLGLSIVPLAVESQERVGEVLEGAVGKVDGLLMVADKTVGNASVVQTLIAFGAARRIPLVALTASQVKEGATLALSPAPLALGQQAGRLANRIIHERVDPGALAVARPEGLDLSFNLTAAKKSGPSCDVALEVLRFAARRDFAVKVYE
- a CDS encoding CFI-box-CTERM domain-containing protein, giving the protein MLPEELIRAAQTRAAGLDVGRGDAALERVRTSASALFAKLPEPPVYRRAEDPSRKAAQALLPELERVLAEAFAVAREPAMSPLVDRLVAALSAHAEALVHTADGRLEAAELAWRRAQELERAAHPTRQMVGPPSRPPPVFDKSSGQSRYDPRNAPQVSVKLMCPNTGCKRLGDYAFLPTHAYHRFVCPACRVPFMAYFGELKGLEVESRRSSRRYRFTVDEVGSAVTTRIDFEEASGQEFPAARRDLLAFLYTEQRELKVVMNHTNMKLMWVSPASSCFVVTAAFGEGAPELVAFRAYRDEVLRKSRLGQGFIDGYYHWGPPLAAWVVRRPRVRAGVRWALTRVHGRLTRRERG
- a CDS encoding RNA methyltransferase, translated to MRPGSELTVILHQTRSPDNLGAVCRIMANFDFQRLILSEPITRDFVAAERLAVKSDHVLKALTVAPTLAEAVKDCVYVVGSTSRTQVEGRSPLTPEEAAGRLAEESKRGRVALLFGGEQRGLSDEDLTHCADVLVIPTSDVQPSMNLAQSASVLLYLCHRQGVEPSGPPAEEPGARLGTLGALSKRMRETLLAADFLNRQAPDHVLHELEQTLMRSRLTQREAELWLNAFKHLGRAVTPETPRE
- a CDS encoding S1C family serine protease, producing the protein MGWTQFGGVIKVAVLACALGATARAEARDKGLWLEARNRAVSRQHSNISEVARKAMPAVVSITTRQDSADVPEGEEPQRGIGSGFIIHPDGYILTSAHVVEGASEVTVSVRSANGYVEEFPATVVGEDERTDCALLKVDAPRKLPVLKLASASHVGIADWVVVIGNPFGLAHSVTVGVVSYLGRTDVTPNGRDGDFDYVQIDASINPGNSGGPVLDLHGDVVAVANAVNVSGQGIGFAIPIDIAKTVIPQLKAHGRMRRGWIGISVQDFSPEVAAAFNLMPRGRGVVVTDVVEDGPAARAGLQAGDVILDLDRRSVERAHTLRWQVAARGVGKHIRLQVRRVGRPLTVRVKLDALPFAEADAPPATLASGAAPGGRPAGAKSVLEELLSPVPRASAGQAAGQATGGSGASGSAPVP
- a CDS encoding phosphoribosylaminoimidazolesuccinocarboxamide synthase — translated: MNTSALHAQLPHTLRQTDLPKLGQPYKGKVRDTYRRGDELILVTSDRLSAFDHVLTTIPFKGEVLNRLAAFWFERTKHICPNHVLDVPDANVTVARACQPFSVEVVVRGYLTGSLWRDYEKGTHTAYGLPFPDGMRKDSAFPTPILTPSTKAEYGKHDEPISEKEILARGLATPRDWARITEAARGLFQEGQKWALTRGLILVDTKYEFGKVGDELYVIDEMHTPDSSRYWVADEYEARFARGEDQRMLDKENIRQWLIRERNFSGHGELPAIPDDVRVDLATKYVAAYERITGTSLTLTPGDVHARIEQNLRAKGYL